One Acidimicrobiia bacterium genomic window carries:
- a CDS encoding CHAP domain-containing protein, with translation MKRATRRRPARGLLLAALAAVATMAHAAPARAAMPAPVAAVTAGDLGYPYPSAPDCDEQTGTNCVADQWGFVEGQCHSWVAYRLNELNAAELGGTFDVDYRMPAGDEWGNPSNWDTAAQDAGITINATPALGSVAWWAADGGHVAYVEAVNADGSVEISEMNSDYHNGFDFATLTPTTRWPDAFLHIADRPPVVSAPIAPGAPTTAHATQSAHTIVLTWKAPSNNGGSAITHYSVAMSPGSRTATTAGSSTRTTFTNVAAGSYTLRVRAQNAAGTGAWSSASNRVVVPASRSGYWMLGAGGAVYEFGDAVRYGDAGKPMVAMAARRDGLGYWTVDSRGRVHSFGTATAHGGSPLLRVGESVSTIAATPSGNGYWLFTNQGRAFRYGDAHVFGDMSNVHLNGPIIASAATATGKGYFMVGSDGGVFSFGDARFHGSTGAMKLNQPIVGISPTPDNRGYWLVASDGGVFAFGAPFRGSMGHVRLNRPVNGLVAFGNGYLMVASDGGIFNFSNQPFFGSLAGRPLPAAIVGISAFATNG, from the coding sequence ATGAAGCGAGCGACACGGCGACGGCCGGCGCGCGGGCTCCTGCTCGCGGCGCTGGCCGCCGTCGCGACCATGGCGCATGCGGCGCCGGCGCGCGCGGCGATGCCCGCGCCCGTCGCCGCGGTGACGGCGGGCGACCTCGGCTACCCGTATCCGAGCGCGCCGGACTGCGACGAGCAGACCGGAACGAACTGCGTCGCGGACCAGTGGGGCTTCGTCGAGGGCCAGTGCCACTCGTGGGTCGCGTACCGGCTCAACGAGCTGAACGCGGCCGAGCTCGGCGGCACGTTCGACGTCGACTACCGCATGCCGGCCGGCGACGAGTGGGGCAACCCGTCGAACTGGGACACGGCCGCGCAGGACGCGGGCATCACGATCAACGCGACGCCCGCGCTCGGCTCGGTCGCGTGGTGGGCGGCGGACGGCGGGCACGTCGCGTACGTCGAGGCGGTCAACGCCGACGGCAGCGTCGAGATCTCGGAGATGAACTCCGATTATCACAACGGCTTCGACTTCGCGACGCTGACGCCGACGACGCGCTGGCCGGACGCGTTCCTTCACATCGCCGACCGCCCGCCCGTCGTGTCGGCGCCGATCGCGCCGGGCGCGCCGACGACGGCGCACGCGACGCAGTCTGCGCACACGATCGTCCTGACGTGGAAGGCGCCGAGCAACAACGGAGGTTCGGCGATCACGCACTACTCCGTCGCGATGAGTCCGGGTAGCCGCACGGCCACGACGGCCGGTTCGTCGACGCGTACAACCTTCACGAACGTCGCGGCCGGGAGCTACACGCTCCGGGTGCGCGCGCAGAACGCCGCGGGAACCGGCGCGTGGTCGAGTGCGTCGAACCGCGTCGTCGTTCCCGCATCGCGCTCGGGGTACTGGATGCTCGGCGCGGGCGGTGCCGTGTACGAGTTCGGTGATGCCGTGCGCTACGGCGATGCCGGGAAGCCGATGGTCGCGATGGCCGCGCGTCGCGACGGGCTCGGATATTGGACCGTCGATTCGCGTGGCCGCGTCCATTCGTTCGGCACCGCGACCGCTCACGGAGGCAGCCCGCTGTTGCGCGTGGGTGAGTCGGTGTCGACGATCGCGGCGACGCCTTCGGGCAACGGCTACTGGCTCTTCACGAACCAAGGGCGCGCCTTCCGTTACGGCGACGCGCACGTGTTCGGCGACATGTCGAACGTGCACCTGAACGGCCCGATCATTGCTTCCGCGGCCACCGCGACGGGGAAGGGCTACTTCATGGTCGGTTCCGACGGCGGTGTGTTCAGCTTCGGCGACGCCCGGTTCCACGGCTCGACCGGCGCGATGAAGTTGAACCAGCCGATCGTCGGCATCTCACCGACGCCCGACAACCGGGGTTACTGGCTCGTCGCGTCCGACGGCGGCGTGTTCGCATTCGGTGCCCCGTTTCGGGGTTCGATGGGGCACGTGCGCTTGAATCGACCGGTGAACGGACTCGTGGCGTTCGGCAACGGCTACCTCATGGTCGCCTCCGACGGTGGCATCTTCAATTTCTCGAATCAACCGTTCTTCGGCAGCCTCGCCGGGCGGCCGCTGCCGGCGGCGATCGTCGGGATCTCCGCGTTCGCGACGAATGGATGA
- a CDS encoding CHAP domain-containing protein, with protein sequence MTTRRSAFRALSIALTTAVLATVVGVSLPLRVASAATTPGALGYPYPNAPDCNEQTGAHCRADQWGFVQGQCHSWVAYRLNELNAAELAGTTFNDHWRMDPGDEWGSVWHWNTAATEAGVTMDDTPALGSVAWWGADGGHVAYVEAVYADGSVRISEMNADYHNGFDFARLRRSGRWPDAFLHIADRPAVPAAPRQVAATAGSRRATVTVTWKAPPSNGATVTGYVVTASPGGATVTVGARARHATVTHLASGSSYTFRVHATSNNGAGGDSHPSNSVVPTG encoded by the coding sequence GTGACGACACGACGGTCTGCGTTTCGCGCGCTCTCGATCGCGCTCACGACGGCCGTGCTCGCGACCGTCGTCGGCGTGTCGCTGCCGTTGCGCGTCGCGTCGGCCGCGACCACACCCGGCGCGCTCGGCTACCCGTATCCGAACGCACCCGACTGCAACGAGCAGACCGGCGCGCACTGCCGCGCGGACCAATGGGGCTTCGTGCAGGGCCAGTGTCACTCGTGGGTTGCCTACCGGTTGAACGAGCTCAACGCGGCGGAGCTCGCGGGCACGACCTTCAACGACCACTGGCGCATGGACCCCGGTGACGAGTGGGGGAGCGTCTGGCACTGGAACACGGCCGCGACCGAAGCCGGCGTGACGATGGACGACACGCCCGCGCTCGGATCGGTCGCGTGGTGGGGCGCCGACGGTGGCCACGTCGCGTACGTGGAAGCCGTCTACGCCGACGGCAGCGTCCGCATCTCCGAGATGAACGCCGACTATCACAACGGCTTCGACTTCGCGCGGTTGCGCCGCAGCGGCCGCTGGCCCGACGCCTTCCTGCACATCGCCGATCGTCCCGCCGTCCCGGCGGCGCCGAGGCAGGTCGCGGCGACCGCGGGATCGCGTCGCGCGACGGTGACCGTGACCTGGAAGGCGCCTCCGAGCAACGGCGCGACGGTCACCGGCTACGTCGTCACCGCGTCCCCAGGGGGCGCGACCGTGACCGTCGGCGCTCGGGCCCGGCACGCAACGGTCACGCACCTCGCGAGCGGCAGCAGCTACACGTTCCGCGTGCACGCGACCAGCAACAACGGCGCCGGGGGCGACTCACACCCGTCCAACTCGGTCGTGCCCACGGGCTGA
- a CDS encoding enoyl-CoA hydratase-related protein → MTASGKAAPDDVILVDEPAPRVRRITMNRPEKRNSLVHPLRGAILDTLREHDADPDVSVTIIRGAGSSFSAGYDLGGGNEGYDMPYYTPGGEGAWPRHVTEGWMSIWDLAKPVIAQIHGYCLAGASELATGCDLVYMAEDAQMGYPAVRFGVPDMHFHPWFLGMRKAMEMMLTGDSVSGIEAARRGWANEAFPADELEARVLEVAQRIALVPIELLQLNKRVVHRQMDAMGLRAGIRAGTELCALGTHAGSMRQFVTAAREKGLTTALQERDAPFGDYRTTEPHDNGS, encoded by the coding sequence GTGACCGCGTCAGGGAAGGCCGCGCCCGACGACGTGATCCTCGTCGACGAGCCCGCGCCACGCGTGCGGCGCATCACGATGAACCGGCCCGAGAAGCGCAACAGCCTCGTGCATCCGTTGCGGGGCGCGATCCTCGACACGCTGCGCGAGCACGACGCCGACCCGGACGTGTCGGTGACGATCATCCGCGGCGCGGGCTCGTCGTTCTCCGCGGGCTACGACCTCGGCGGCGGCAACGAGGGCTACGACATGCCGTACTACACGCCCGGCGGCGAGGGTGCGTGGCCGCGCCACGTCACCGAGGGCTGGATGAGCATCTGGGATCTCGCCAAGCCCGTGATCGCGCAGATCCACGGCTACTGCCTCGCAGGCGCGAGCGAGCTCGCGACCGGCTGCGACCTCGTGTACATGGCCGAGGACGCGCAGATGGGCTACCCGGCCGTCCGTTTCGGCGTGCCCGACATGCACTTCCATCCGTGGTTCCTCGGGATGCGTAAGGCGATGGAGATGATGCTGACCGGCGACTCGGTGTCGGGCATCGAGGCCGCGCGCCGAGGTTGGGCGAACGAGGCCTTCCCCGCCGACGAGCTCGAGGCGCGCGTGCTCGAGGTCGCGCAGCGCATCGCGCTCGTGCCGATCGAGCTGCTCCAACTGAACAAGCGCGTGGTTCACCGACAGATGGACGCCATGGGACTGCGCGCCGGCATCCGCGCGGGCACCGAGCTCTGCGCGCTCGGTACGCACGCGGGATCGATGCGTCAGTTCGTGACCGCGGCGCGCGAGAAGGGACTCACCACCGCGCTCCAGGAGCGCGACGCGCCCTTCGGCGACTACCGCACGACCGAGCCCCACGACAACGGCAGTTAG
- a CDS encoding nitronate monooxygenase family protein codes for MRTELCDVFGVEYPIFAFTHCRDVVAAVSKAGGLGVLGAVGFSPEQLEIELDWIDEHVDGKPYGVDTVMPQKSVAVEGGSADEMLATIKSMIDANHWRYVDELMERFDLAPLPEGSGGHGVLGWTDDVAHRHVEIALAHPISLIANALGSPPKDVIDQAHEHGVKVAALAGKAVHAQRHVNNGVDVIIAQGYEAGGHTGEIATMVLVPEVVDAVAPVPVLGAGGIGSGRQIAAALSLGAQGVWLGSLWLTTAESNSSPAVLGAYLDATSADTVRSRCYTGKPARMLRNQWTDAWEDPKGPGPLGMPLQNILTSEANARISRSDRKDIQFAPVGQIVGRMNQVRPVRDVIFGLVEEYIETVEKLERGLQ; via the coding sequence ATGCGAACCGAGCTGTGCGACGTCTTCGGGGTCGAGTACCCGATCTTCGCGTTCACCCACTGCCGCGACGTCGTCGCCGCCGTGAGCAAGGCCGGCGGGCTCGGGGTGCTGGGCGCCGTGGGCTTCAGTCCGGAGCAACTCGAGATCGAGCTCGACTGGATCGACGAGCACGTCGACGGCAAGCCCTACGGCGTCGACACGGTGATGCCGCAGAAGTCGGTCGCGGTCGAGGGCGGCAGCGCCGACGAGATGCTCGCGACGATCAAGTCGATGATCGACGCGAACCACTGGCGCTACGTCGACGAGCTCATGGAGCGATTCGATCTCGCCCCGCTGCCCGAAGGCTCGGGCGGGCACGGCGTGCTCGGGTGGACCGACGACGTCGCGCACCGGCACGTCGAGATCGCGCTCGCGCACCCGATCTCGCTGATCGCCAACGCGCTCGGCTCGCCGCCGAAGGACGTGATCGACCAGGCGCACGAGCACGGCGTGAAGGTGGCCGCGCTCGCGGGCAAGGCGGTGCACGCGCAACGGCACGTGAACAACGGTGTCGACGTGATCATCGCCCAGGGCTACGAAGCGGGCGGACACACCGGTGAGATCGCGACGATGGTGCTCGTGCCCGAAGTCGTCGACGCGGTCGCGCCGGTCCCGGTCCTCGGTGCGGGCGGCATCGGCAGCGGCCGTCAGATCGCGGCCGCGCTGTCGCTCGGCGCGCAGGGTGTGTGGCTCGGTTCGCTCTGGCTCACGACCGCGGAGAGCAACTCGAGTCCCGCGGTGCTCGGCGCGTACCTCGACGCCACGTCGGCCGACACCGTGCGCTCGCGCTGCTACACCGGCAAGCCTGCACGCATGCTGCGCAACCAGTGGACCGACGCGTGGGAGGACCCGAAGGGTCCCGGTCCACTCGGCATGCCGTTGCAGAACATCCTCACGTCGGAGGCGAACGCACGCATCTCGCGCTCGGACCGCAAGGACATCCAGTTCGCGCCCGTCGGTCAGATCGTCGGCCGCATGAACCAGGTTCGTCCCGTGCGCGACGTGATCTTCGGACTCGTCGAGGAGTACATCGAGACCGTCGAGAAGCTCGAGAGGGGTCTGCAGTGA
- a CDS encoding sulfocyanin-like copper-binding protein → MTQIEVAQQDEVQSSGRHQVAPGSTVAPTVVAALVILFGCVVALGLGVLARHHANSEEFKGSEKIVVHERSFRITLSRTTVNDGKIGFDVHNDASIGHEFVVFKTDLPADQLPLGKDGDVIEDSPELKDVVDSGSALKPGSSRALFAHLEAGHYAVVCNLPGHYHDGMHLDLVVRQEPSGS, encoded by the coding sequence GTGACGCAGATCGAGGTGGCTCAACAGGACGAGGTGCAGAGCTCGGGTCGGCACCAGGTCGCGCCGGGTTCGACGGTCGCGCCGACCGTCGTCGCCGCGCTCGTCATCCTCTTCGGCTGCGTCGTCGCGCTCGGACTCGGCGTCCTGGCGCGACACCACGCGAACTCCGAGGAGTTCAAGGGCTCCGAGAAGATCGTCGTGCACGAGCGGAGCTTCCGGATCACGCTGTCCCGCACGACGGTGAACGACGGCAAGATCGGGTTCGACGTCCACAACGACGCGTCCATCGGTCACGAGTTCGTCGTGTTCAAGACCGACCTGCCGGCCGATCAGCTGCCCCTCGGCAAGGACGGCGACGTCATCGAGGACTCGCCGGAGCTGAAGGACGTCGTCGACAGCGGCAGCGCGTTGAAGCCGGGTTCGTCGCGGGCGCTGTTCGCCCACCTCGAGGCCGGCCACTATGCGGTCGTCTGCAACTTGCCGGGCCACTACCACGACGGCATGCACCTCGACCTCGTGGTGCGTCAGGAGCCTTCGGGCTCGTGA